The Sardina pilchardus chromosome 24, fSarPil1.1, whole genome shotgun sequence nucleotide sequence TGTTTTCTTTGATGATTTCGGAGTAACCTGCTCCCCAACCCTAGCATGGAAGAACAGAGCAAAGCATGTCTAGAGTTCTATATCATTATGTTAAGGTTAATGACAACACATAAAGCAGCCTATTCAAAGAAACATATAGTACCCCAAACAGCATTAGTCAACCATTTGTATGTAGCATGTCATTCCCCGCCAGTTGTTTCGTAAACAATCACAATATAAGTCATTGCATTCTTAGACCTTTTCATCACCATTTGCAAAATGTGTAGCTCCAGGCTAGCTACATACGTGCATGTTGCACTGAATCGCACGAAACAAATGCAATAAAGTAAGATTTAACAAAACAACTTACCGGTTGGAAAGACACGAAATCATATTTGCACTTTTAAAACGATTCGGCTGGCAGAAACCGAAGCATTGCCTCTAGAAGTGAGATGGCATGGGCAAACGATAAGTTATACTCACGGCattatttctgtctctgtcatcAGCAGGTTTGCCATCCCTCTGCTGTTGTTTTCGTTGTTTGTCTCTGTTTCTTTTACCCATGTTGCGGTAGGTAACAACTCTGGATATAAATCTGCGTAACGTTTTTGAATGAGTGAAATTCAGCTTGCTGAACTCTATCCAGTTGTTAAGCACAGCAAGGAACACTCGTGTTCAACTGGTAATGACGTCAACTCTACACTCCCTACATGGAGAAAGGACCCTTTTTAGGTGCCCATACGCGCCTGCGATTATTTTATCAAGTCATAGTAGAATTCTACAACCAATGGTTCAAATAATCAGCATCTATTTCTTTATAGAAAACAAGTCTTAAAATTGGTCAGCAGATCCAGACGACTACCCCCGAGATGTGGACTAGAGTGGGGTGGtgatcactgatctataaagaataactGATCAACTGCAGAGAATGGTAACTGCTCTTTATAAATCAGTGGTGGCGATGCAGAAACACTGTCAAAGTCAGAATCGGTTCAAAAATACGTGGTGTGCAGTGTGGGAAATTCAGGTGACAAAAATGAAGTCTAATTGTAATTTTCATTGTGTGAAAGCAGTTTGCATGAGAGCTAAGTCCATGGTACCAGAAACAACGCTCTCTTCCCAAAAGCAAAACATATTTATTATCTTATCTGTGCTACTTTTTGACAGCAACTAGTTCTTAGGTAACCTAATGTTGATACATAATAGGGGTGgcgttctatgtctatgggGGTGGCGATATTTTCGAAAAGTACGTTTTTATTGGCTGGTTCATATTGATGACACGCCTAGCTTCTCTCTGATTGGTGCGTCCCGTACAACAGCCTAGCTGGTCATGCAGTTTCTCTGCGACTGTGAGTGAATGTAATGAATTCCCATTCGTTCAAAATTATGTCGGTGTAACGTGAATTTTATCTGTTTTATATACATGTTGCGTTTTATTGTCTAAGTTTAGTGTTTAGAGTATTATTCATTCAAATTACTGGTTGATCTCGACTGGCTGCAGGTGTGCTACTATGGATTATATCCTGAAAAGCCTGTTCTCCTCAGAGGCAGAAGAGCTGTACATCTTGGACTGCATCGCTTACTTATTTATGTTTATGGCAGTTTTAACTTTTGTAACGTTACTTTTTGAGAACGTACCTTATGGCAGGTACGCCTCCAGCAAATACGGATTTCCTGTCAATGTCAAATTCGCTTGGTTTGTACAAGAGCTTCCGGCAATCCTGGTACCTTTCTGCTTGGTCTTCTTTACCTCAGCGTCGAGAACATCACACCTGCCAAATCAGTTACTATTGTGCATGTATTTTTGCCATTATGTACAAAGGTAGGCAATAGCAAATCTTCTAGACCTATTGTCTGGAATTTCTGTATCACGCTGTATcatcaatttaattcaatttgcTTCCAGTTGTAAtatatgtagcctaataataagaataatatgttttttttttctccccaggTCTCTTATATACCCATTTTTAATTCGAGGGGGTAAACCCACTCCTTTTGCGTCTTTTGCACTGGCCATTGTCTTCTGCATATTCAATGGCTATCTGCAAACAAGATATCTGAGCCATTATGCAGAGTACCCTGCAGACTGGGTTACACACCCCTGTTTCATCTCAGGTGAGCATATGCCCTGCAGGTTGGTCTTGTTTACCACCATCTCTTTGATGTATATTGTGTGTTAATGTCATGATATGACAATGGGAGGTGAGTTGGTTCTTGAAAATACATCAGTTTAACAGTGCACAATTTCTGTACTAAAAAGATTGTTTTTCACTTTGAGTGATGGCAGACTTGAATAGAATAGACCAAATATCGGTCAAGAAATATAAGCTTATGGGGGTCTTATGCATTCCAGTCATCTATTGTCTTGTATTCTTTGATACCGGTACATCTGGCCATTTGTGGGCGGCAATGCCATGATGCTGGAGGTGCAAACAAAGGTGCCTTGCCATTAATATCATATTACCGGTAGATAGGAGCTGTaattttttcttgttttattagTATAATTAAAGAACAGTTTTTATAATTATCCACAGGCTACGTGTTCACTTTAGTCTGGTGCCTTGTgcctttttttgcttttgatgTAATGTTGTAATGTCATGATGCTGTATAATTTGCAAGCCATGACTACTCTAAATGTCTATTTATATGTTTAAAGCCAAGAAATGATAACAATTTTGATGAATTGTTATCACATTGAAGTTCCCTGGTAGGCTGGGTAAATCCAGCCTGATCTGCAGGTgttttggatttcgccctgcagctcaggctggaaacctgcacatctatctctcctgcttcctgttcacgtttgctgggtccaatcacaaactggcttatccaccagtcgttggtctgattggttgaaggactatccaaccGAGTCATTttaactatgcccattgatcgcctcttgtgcagtagatataaagcacagactccccagataATGTTCAATCTTTAAAAATTGAGCTtattatggtgatagccagactagttcCCTGGAACATGCTTATACATAACATTGCAATAGAAATTCATTTGATATAGCCACAAGCACCAATGATAGGCCCAAGCACCTGCGATTACGCAACCTGTGACATTTCGTAATCTAACAATGCCCTAGCATGTGGTGTGTCATGACATACCTCTCATGGTATtcagtaggtggcgctacacCACAATTATGTAGGCTGAGATGATGCATCTGCAAGTAATATGTTTACTACCTTAATTTTTATCTTTTAGTTACCTTGCTTGCTTACTACTACACTAAAAGAAGCACACATTGGCTTTCTCTGCTCTACTATATCCACTTCatccacctcccccaccccacccttacACACTAACACCATTACACCatatccccccacacacacaccacgccccctccacacacccccccccacccccccataaaCTAGCACGCAAGCATACCCCAAACACGCCCTATTTTTTGCGTAATGAATCATCAGCTATTCTTCACTAGACTTGCTAACTGTCTAAATGCAATGTACTACTATGTAGTCTCTGATTCtatttcaattggaatgtcccTGTGGGTCATCTCAGAATCCCCTCACTTGAACCAAAATTATTTTTGCACAAAAATCAAAAGTTTATAACTTGCCACTCTTGCGTTTGCATTATGGTATCGTGAATTTTCTTGACATCTTAGTTATTGTTCTCCTTACTGAGGGCAGGCTTTTTACAGTCCGCAATATTGGTACACTACTTCATccatttttgtttgcttgtttttt carries:
- the srd5a1 gene encoding 3-oxo-5-alpha-steroid 4-dehydrogenase 1: MDYILKSLFSSEAEELYILDCIAYLFMFMAVLTFVTLLFENVPYGRYASSKYGFPVNVKFAWFVQELPAILVPFCLVFFTSASRTSHLPNQLLLCMYFCHYVQRSLIYPFLIRGGKPTPFASFALAIVFCIFNGYLQTRYLSHYAEYPADWVTHPCFISGAILWFAGWFINVHSDHILRNLRKPGESGYKIPRGGLFEFVSGANFFGEIVEWAGFALAGHSIHSLAFAIFTLIVLASRAVAHHKWYLTKFEDYPKSRKALLPFLF